The DNA window AGAAATTGTTTTCATTTTTTAGGAGGACACAAGATCTGGCAGCGAGCTCTCTTGCAAATTTTCGATTTTCAGTTGTCATTAATTCCTTTGCGGCGCGGGCTTCATCAATGTAGCGGAATGGGTCCTCAAATAATCCCAATGAATATTTAGCTTCTAAAATTCTTTTGCACGCCTTTTCAATTTGTTGTTTGGTTATTATTTTTTCGGCAAGTAAATTTTTAAGATGTATTAAAAAACCTTCACCAACCATATCCATATCCAGTCCTGCATTTAAGGCTAAGGCCGACACATTTTTCAAGTCTCCCATACCATGTTCCGACATTTCATTCAAGGCAGTGTAATCACTTACCACAAATCCTTTAAATCCCCATTGATTGCGCAGAACATCGGTTAATAACCATCTGTTGCCTGTGGCCGGTATTCCATCTACATCATTAAATGAAGTCATTACGCTGGAAACTCCGGCATCAATGGCAGCTTTATAAGGTGGTAGATAATCTTGATACATTCTGATCTTACTCATGTCAGTGGTATTGTAGTCTCTTCCGCCCTCTGAAGCGCCATAGAGTGCAAAATGTTTGACACAAGAAAGGATGGTGTTGTTCTTGGAAAGATCATTACCCTGATATCCGCGAACCATGGCTTTTGCAACCTGACTGCCATAAAAAGCATCTTCCCCTGACCCTTCAGCAATTCTTCCCCATCTGGGATCTCTGCAAATGTCCACCATTGGCGAAAAGGTCCAGTTAATTCCATTAGCGGAGGCTTCCTGTGCTGCCATTCTTGCACTTTTCTCTATCCATTCCATATCCCAACAAGAGGCCATGCCAAGAGGAATCGGGAAAACAGTCTGGTATCCATGAATAACATCAGATCCAAAAAACAATGGAATTCCAAGTCTGGATTTATTGACCGCCAGTTCCTGAGCTTTGCGTATTTTTTCAGGGCCATGAATGCCAAACAGCGCACCCACATTTCCCTGAATAATTTTTAATTCCACATCCTTACTCACTACGGACCCGGTAAGTATTTCCGAGCCCGGAGTGAGTAGATTCAATTGTCCGATCTTTTCATCCAGGGTCATTTTTTTTAACAGCTTGCGGACGAACATTTCCTTTTTTTTGGTATCTGTTTGTGCATGCATGTGCACAATGCCAATCAGGAAAAAGCAAATAATAAATGAACGCATCGTTATTGGGAAAAATCTTAAGCTTGACATGAGATCTTGAATCATAAATTTTAATTGAAAGAGTAATTCTCCTGAGAAGTCATTATTTTTTTTGAATCGATTGTTTGTATGAAATGCAGAGTCGTTCTATTAAATGGATGGTTAAAAAATAATGGGTGCATTTATTTATTCAGATTTAACCACCGGGTGCTGCTGAGATGTCCCGGATTCATTTATGGCTTCAATGCTGAAGTAATAAGTTTTAAGTGCATCCAGTGTTTTAAGCCAATATTCATTTTGATCGTAGACCATAATGGAACTGTATTTTTTATCAGGAGCAGTACCGTAATAAATTTGGTATGCGTATGCATTGTTTACCGGATTCCATTTTAACCATGCGGAGCGTTTGTCCTTTTCTGTTCTTAAGACCATAAAATTCTTAACTGGATCAGGTTTATCCATCCCACCATGTCCAAAAATTCTGAATCCGCTGATGGCAAATTTACCGGTGGGCATTTTAATATTTTCAAGTTTTACATAGCGGTATTTTTTTGGGAGGGAGAGTGGGATATAATCGTGCGGAACATCTTCATGATTATTTCTTTTGTCTGCCATGATTTCCCACTTTTTACCATCGATAGAACCATAAATGATGTATTGATGAAAAACTCCGGATGATTTTCCAAGATATTCTGCATCCTGATCAGCATAGTTTATTTGGATGGCGAAAATTTCAGATACAGAACTAAGGTCTGAACTGATCCATTCTCCTGGTTGATCAGTTCTGGCACTCCAATACGTTTTTATATTTTCATCAACCGCAAAATTAGAATAGTGTGCACCCAAGGTGCTCGAGACCTGAACAGGTTTCTGGTAATTAAGCAACATCCAACCGGTAAAAAGATCATCCCGATTTTGACTTTCGTATGAGGGTATGTAATGAGGATAGTCTCCGAAAGATGTGTTGCAAAACATGACATCATCCTGATCAAAACCTGCCGGCCATAGTCCGATACGGCGTTCAAAATTATTTTTAACAGCGATGGCAATGGTGGATGTATGCCAGTAATTATTGAAATTATCTTTAAAAGTTGCACCGTGTCCCGCACCTCTTGTAAAACCGCCTGATTTCATACTCAGAGGGTCAGATTGGCTGGCAAACCAACCTAATGGTTCATTGCCCACGGCAACTCCATCTGCGTATCCGCTGAATTCAGTTCCCGGTGCACCATACTGGAGATAATATTTGCCGTTGTGTTTGGTGATGAAAGCTCCCTCTATGAATGGATCCAAAAATGTATTGTCCTGATGTTCTCCAAATCTTTGCCAGCCATATCTCCAGGACTCCAAAAAGTATAATTCTTTTCTGGTGCCCACTGGTTTAAAAGTTTTGCGGTCCAATTCAATGCCATATAAAGGCCATCGGTTGCTGCTTCCATTGTACATGTAAAATCTACCGTCGTCATCTGTAAAAAAAGCTGGATCCCATCCTCCGATTTCAAAACTATCCACTAAAGGTTTCCATTCATTTTTCTTGGGATCGGTGCTCATCCAAAGAGTGAAATTGCTGTTATAGGTTGAACCAAAAACAATCATCGTGTCACCTATGATTCCTACTCCGGGTGCACAAAGTTCATCGTAGGATTGATTCCAGGGGCGCAGAAATTTTCTTGATAAAAAATTCCATTTCGCAAGATCATCACTCCACCAATAGCCCCATTGATTGGTACTGAATAAAAAATAAGTTCCCTTGTAATTAACGATCACGGGGTCTGCCGTAGCACGATGTTTTCCCCAATTGGTAAAATTAGGAATGGGGGTGTATCCGTAATCCAGGTTCAGAGGATTGCAATATGTTTTTCTCTGAGCGTAATTCCATTGCTGGGAAATTATGCAGAAGGTGAGTATGAGGCAGTAGAAGATGCATCTTTTAAGACATCTATGGTTGCAATGTCATTTGAATTGATATTTCGAATGTCTGTAGTAATTACGCCATCCACAACATAAAGTGGATCCGCACCTCCCAGAATCGAACCCACTCCACGAATTCTTACTTTTGGACTGGAACCGGGTGCACCCGAATTGATAATACTTACACCAGCAACTTTTCCTTGTATGGCCTGAGTTGCAGTCAATGCCGGAATGTTTCGAATGTCAGCTGCCTTGATGGTGGAAGAAGACCCTGTGAGATCAGATTTTTTTGTAGTTCCATATCCTATGACGACCACTTGTTCTAATAATTTCGAATCCTCTACAAGATTAAAATCATAGGTTCCGGTTTCGCGGATTTCTTTTTCCAGGGTAAGGTAACCGGTCATGCTGATTTTTAATACGCAGGGAAGCTCAACTTCCAAAGTGAAATTACCCAATTCGTCAGTCAACGTACCTTGTGTAGTTCCTTTTACAGCTATGGTGGCATAAGGTAATTTTTCTTGCGAAGTTCCGGTAACAGATCCCTTTAAGGAGGCAATTGTTGTCTGGGAAAATACATTGTATACTACCATCCAACTAATAATAAGGAAAGGCAGGAATTGAAATTTTTTCATTCGCATTCAAGTTAAATTTAACTTTATTAGAATGGCTAAGTTAATGCATTAAGCCGAAAAAGTTTTTTTTATGCTGTTTATTGAAATTTTTGTTTTACTTCATCGGTGTGTCCAACAATAATTCAAAGTCAACCTAATTTTTTTGGCATTGGGTCCTCTGCAAAAATTTCATGAAGAGCTGATGGATGAAACGATTTATTAAAGGGTTAACAAATCAATTGCTGCAGTTGTAGTGAATATGAAGGGATAAATCCAATATGTTACATCTTTCTGTCAGGATGTTGTAATATTTTTGGATATTGATGGAATAATATTGATTTTTTCATAAAAATTAGGTACATTCACAACATTCTTAATTTGTAAACCTAAACTTTAAAAAAATGGGAAATTTACTTTATCTAATAGCAGTAATATTAATTATTGGCTGGGCCTTGGGATTTTTTGTTTTCCATGCAGGCGGATTGTTGCATATTTTATTGGTGATAGCTTTAATTGCAATCATCCTACGAGTAATTCAAGGCGGGAAAGTACTGTAGTTAATAATTTGCATTAAACAATTGTTGAGTCTTCTGTAAAATTAGGCTGGGTTTGGTATTTGCTTTTTAAAGTGCCAATCAATCATCAGATAGTTTTATTCTGAAAAGGGAGTTCACTGACGCTTCTTGTCCAAATTCTGATAAACTTAATGGCTTCCAATATTGCCAACATGATTAGAGAGGCTATGATGGAAGTTTTGAAGTGGGCATAACCAGGAAATTCAAAACCAAAAAGTGTCTGTAGGTAAGGAACGGTTATGGTGAGCATCAATAGAGAGACAGCGGCAAGCAGAATGAAAATGGCTGCTTTGTTTTGGTTGATGAAAACAGATAGGAAACTTCGTGTTTTGGAAAGGTTGTTGAGAATAAGGAAAATGTTTCCCACAATTAAAGCGGAGAAAGTAATGGCTCTTACTTCACCTTGAGAGTGTCCCTCTTCAACAGACATAAAATAAATCACCAGCACCATCGCCAGT is part of the Candidatus Vicinibacter affinis genome and encodes:
- the bglX gene encoding beta-glucosidase BglX, with translation MRSFIICFFLIGIVHMHAQTDTKKKEMFVRKLLKKMTLDEKIGQLNLLTPGSEILTGSVVSKDVELKIIQGNVGALFGIHGPEKIRKAQELAVNKSRLGIPLFFGSDVIHGYQTVFPIPLGMASCWDMEWIEKSARMAAQEASANGINWTFSPMVDICRDPRWGRIAEGSGEDAFYGSQVAKAMVRGYQGNDLSKNNTILSCVKHFALYGASEGGRDYNTTDMSKIRMYQDYLPPYKAAIDAGVSSVMTSFNDVDGIPATGNRWLLTDVLRNQWGFKGFVVSDYTALNEMSEHGMGDLKNVSALALNAGLDMDMVGEGFLIHLKNLLAEKIITKQQIEKACKRILEAKYSLGLFEDPFRYIDEARAAKELMTTENRKFARELAARSCVLLKNENNFLPLNRKDKIALIGPLANNKNNMLGTWAVSGDPQQSITVLEGLKQYCSAGMISYAKGANISDDTTFAKNVNFNGVRIDIDSKSPEKLLEEALTLAAGADKIVAIIGEASEMSGESASRTNLEIPESQKKLIRALKKIGKPLILVLMNGRPLVLKEENELADALVVSWHAGTEAGNAIADVLYGHYNPSGKLTISFPRNVGQIPVYYNYKNTGRPATKIDFEKFKSHYLDESNLPLFSFGFGLSYTKFDYGELKLSQKVLTQSKNIIVSCTISNVGNYDGEEIIQLYLRDPVASVSRPVKELKGFQKIHLKKGESRDVTFTITTEDLKFFNTQLEYLAEYGEFIVFVGPNSESYREAKFIFGPND
- a CDS encoding family 43 glycosylhydrolase, which produces MFYCLILTFCIISQQWNYAQRKTYCNPLNLDYGYTPIPNFTNWGKHRATADPVIVNYKGTYFLFSTNQWGYWWSDDLAKWNFLSRKFLRPWNQSYDELCAPGVGIIGDTMIVFGSTYNSNFTLWMSTDPKKNEWKPLVDSFEIGGWDPAFFTDDDGRFYMYNGSSNRWPLYGIELDRKTFKPVGTRKELYFLESWRYGWQRFGEHQDNTFLDPFIEGAFITKHNGKYYLQYGAPGTEFSGYADGVAVGNEPLGWFASQSDPLSMKSGGFTRGAGHGATFKDNFNNYWHTSTIAIAVKNNFERRIGLWPAGFDQDDVMFCNTSFGDYPHYIPSYESQNRDDLFTGWMLLNYQKPVQVSSTLGAHYSNFAVDENIKTYWSARTDQPGEWISSDLSSVSEIFAIQINYADQDAEYLGKSSGVFHQYIIYGSIDGKKWEIMADKRNNHEDVPHDYIPLSLPKKYRYVKLENIKMPTGKFAISGFRIFGHGGMDKPDPVKNFMVLRTEKDKRSAWLKWNPVNNAYAYQIYYGTAPDKKYSSIMVYDQNEYWLKTLDALKTYYFSIEAINESGTSQQHPVVKSE
- a CDS encoding TonB-dependent receptor plug domain-containing protein, whose amino-acid sequence is MKKFQFLPFLIISWMVVYNVFSQTTIASLKGSVTGTSQEKLPYATIAVKGTTQGTLTDELGNFTLEVELPCVLKISMTGYLTLEKEIRETGTYDFNLVEDSKLLEQVVVIGYGTTKKSDLTGSSSTIKAADIRNIPALTATQAIQGKVAGVSIINSGAPGSSPKVRIRGVGSILGGADPLYVVDGVITTDIRNINSNDIATIDVLKDASSTASYSPSA
- a CDS encoding lmo0937 family membrane protein, which translates into the protein MGNLLYLIAVILIIGWALGFFVFHAGGLLHILLVIALIAIILRVIQGGKVL